TCTACTGGGGTTGGTCAAGCATGTCCTGGTCGAGGATCCTCTCTCCGGCACGCTCTACGTCTTCGCGAATCGTCGAGGGAGCTACGTGAAGGCGGTCTACTGGGACCGGACGGGGTTTTGCCTGTTCGCGAAGAGGCTCGAGCGAGGGCGGTTCGTGTTCCCGGGTGAAGCGGAGAGGTTTGAGATGAGCGAGCAGGCATTTCGTTTGCTTCTCGATGGAATCGTGCTTGGCAGGCGGGGGCGATTAATGTAGAAGAGGAGCATGACGTTTGAATCACGCGCGGCATCGATGACACAGGCGGAGATCGTCGCGCTGCTGCGCTCCCACCAAGACCTGCAGGAACTTCACGACGAGTTGTTGCGGCAGGTGGAGTGGTTCAAGCGTCAGCTCTTCGGAGCGAAGTCGGAGAGACGGATTCGCGATCTCGACACCTCGCAGCTCACCCTGGGCGAGATCTGCAGGACGGAGGCCTCCCCGAAGCCTGCGATCGAGGTGGCGGCGCATGGCCGCCGGCGCGTGGATCCGATCACAGCGGGAGGCGATGACGAGGGTCTCCGCTTCGATCCCTCGGTGCCGGTCAAGGAGATCCGGCTCTCGGATCCCGAGGTGGAGGCCAGTCCGGATCTCTACGAGGTGGTTGGGGAGAAGATCACCTGCCGGTTGGCGCAGCGGCCTGGATCCTACGTGGTGCTGCGCTACGTCCGCCCGGTCTGCAAGAGGAAGGGAGACGGGGTGTTCTCGTCTGCTCTGGCTCCGGCGGCTGTTCTGGAGAAGAGCTGCGCGGATGTGAGCTTCCTGGCCGGGCTACTGATTGACAAGT
This window of the Candidatus Eisenbacteria bacterium genome carries:
- the tnpB gene encoding IS66 family insertion sequence element accessory protein TnpB; the protein is MRLAGEVSRILAYRRPVDMRKSFDGLLGLVKHVLVEDPLSGTLYVFANRRGSYVKAVYWDRTGFCLFAKRLERGRFVFPGEAERFEMSEQAFRLLLDGIVLGRRGRLM